From Ascaphus truei isolate aAscTru1 chromosome 17, aAscTru1.hap1, whole genome shotgun sequence, the proteins below share one genomic window:
- the LOC142468038 gene encoding transforming protein RhoA, translating to MAAIRKKLVIVGDGACGKTCLLIVFSKDQFPEVYVPTVFENYVADIEVDSKQVELALWDTAGQEDYDRLRPLSYPDTDVILMCFSIDSPDSLENIPEKWTPEVKHFCPNVPIILVGNKKDLRNDEHTRKELTKMKQEPVKPEEGRDMANRIGAFGYMECSAKTKDGVREVFEMATRAALQARRGKKKSTCLLI from the exons ATGGCAGCCATTCGGAAGAAGCTTGTGATTGTGGGAGATGGAGCGTGCGGAAAGACCTGCCTCCTAATCGTGTTCAGCAAGGACCAGTTCCCGGAAGTTTACGTCCCAACCGTATTTGAGAACTACGTAGCAGACATCGAAGTGGATAGCAAACAG GTGGAGCTGGCCTTGTGGGACACAGCCGGGCAGGAAGATTACGACCGGCTGCGGCCTCTGTCCTATCCGGACACCGACGTTATATTAATGTGCTTTTCCATCGATAGCCCGGACAGTTTAG AAAACATCCCTGAGAAGTGGACCCCGGAGGTAAAACATTTCTGCCCCAATGTACCGATCATCCTGGTGGGGAACAAGAAAGACCTGCGTAACGATGAGCACACTCGCAAGGAGCTCACCAAGATGAAGCAG GAGCCGGTGAAGCCGGAAGAAGGCCGGGACATGGCCAACCGGATCGGAGCCTTCGGGTACATGGAGTGCTCTGCGAAGACGAAAGACGGAGTGAGGGAAGTGTTCGAGATGGCCACGCGGGCAGCCCTGCAAGCCAGGCGCGGAAAGAAGAAATCCACGTGCCTTCTCATCTAA